Proteins co-encoded in one Salvia splendens isolate huo1 chromosome 4, SspV2, whole genome shotgun sequence genomic window:
- the LOC121801642 gene encoding integrin-linked protein kinase 1-like isoform X1 — MSGSGGSAEDMEKKKEKARVSRTSLILWHAHQNDVAAVRRLLEEDSSLVNARDYDNRTPLHVAAIHGWVDIAKCLLDYKADINAQDRWRNTPLADAEGAKRSRIIVLLKSYGGLSYGQNGSHFEPRPVAPPLPNKCDWEIEPSELDFATSTLIGKGSFGEILKAGWRGTPVAVKRILPNLSDDKLVIQDFRHEVNLLVKLRHPNIVQFLGAVTERKPLMLVTEYLRGGDLHQHLKGKGSLTPSTAVNFALDIARGMAYLHSEPNVIIHRDLKPRNVLLVNSNADHLKVGDFGLSKLIKVQHSHDVYKLTGETGSYRYMAPEVFKHRKYDKKVDVYSFAMILYEMLEGEPPMAAYEPYEAARYVSEGHRPMFKAKGYTSELRELTEQCWAPDMNHRPPFLEILKGLEKIKETLTSDHHWHLFSSS; from the exons ATGAGCGGAAGTGGCGGATCAGCGGAGGatatggagaagaagaaggagaaggcgCGGGTGAGCAGAACGTCTCTGATTCTGTGGCACGCGCATCAAAACGACGTCGCGGCCGTGAGAAGGCTTTTGGAGGAGGATTCCTCTTTGGTGAACGCCAGAGACTACGATAATCGGACTCCTCTCCACGTCGCTGCTATCCACGGCTGGGTCGACATTGCCAAGTGTCTTCTCGACTACAAAGCTGACATTAACGCCCAGGATCGATGGAGGAACACG CCTTTAGCTGATGCTGAAGGAGCTAAAAGATCTCGGATTATTGTATTATTGAAGTCGTATGGAGGACTGTCTTAT GGCCAGAATGGAAGCCATTTTGAGCCAAGGCCTGTTGCACCCCCTCTACCTAACAAGTGTGACTGGGAGATCGAGCCTTCTGAGCTGGACTTCGCAACCTCGACTCTGATAGGGAAG GGGTCTTTCGGGGAGATACTAAAAGCTGGTTGGCGAGGAACACCTGTCGCTGTGAAACGCATCCTGCCCAACCTTTCAGATGATAAATTGGTGAT CCAGGACTTCAGGCATGAGGTCAATTTGCTTGTGAAGCTTCGTCATCCAAATATTGTCCAGTTTCTAGGAGCTGTTACTGAAAGGAAGCCCTTAATGTTGGTTACAGAATACTTGAGAGGG GGTGATTTGCATCAGCATCTTAAGGGAAAAGGGTCGCTCACTCCATCAACGGCAGTCAATTTTGCACTAGATATTGCCAG AGGCATGGCATATCTCCATAGTGAGCCAAATGTTATAATACACAGAGATTTGAAGCCAAG GAATGTTCTTCTTGTCAACTCAAATGCCGATCATTTAAAAGTAGGAGATTTTGGGCTAAGCAAGCTCATAAAGGTGCAACATTCTCATGATGTATACAAATTGACTGGCGAGACTGGAAGCT ATCGTTATATGGCGCCTGAAGTCTTCAAGCACAGGAAGTATGATAAGAAAGTTGATGTGTACTCTTTCGCAATGATATTATATGAG ATGCTTGAAGGTGAGCCACCAATGGCAGCTTATGAACCATATGAAGCTGCTAGATATGTGTCTGAAGGACACAGACCGATGTTCAAGGCCAAAGGCTACACATCTGAATTGAGAGA